The segment CGGCGCTTCCCTCGCACAGACCGCGCAAAATTTGCGAGGTAATGACACCGGAATTGCCGCGTGCGCCCATGAGCGCGCCGGTTGTAATTGCCTTGCGAATTTCAGCGCCGCTCGCCCCGATGGGGAGCTTGGCGAGGTTATCGACCACCATCTCCACCGTAAGCGACATGTTCGTACCGGTGTCGCCGTCGGGCACGGGAAAGACGTTGAGGCGGTTCACCTCCTCTTTTCGGTCGGCCAACGCCTTCGAAGCGACCGCAATGGCGTTGAGGAGGTCGTTTACGGTGTATGAATCTGACATGATGTGTCTAACTCCTAGCTTGCATCCAGCACGCATCCGCCCAGGATCGCGTGATATACGTATCCTTGCGTTACTTGCGTACCTTGATTCCCTGAACATGCACGTCGACGCCGTCGAGCGGAACGCGGGCATATTCGGTGAGGGCGAACGAAACCTGATCGATGAGGTTCTGCGATACGGCGTTTATGTTGGTGCCGTACTCGATGACGACGTACAGTTCCACGTGAACGCCCTTCTCGGTGGTGGAGACGACCACGCCGCGGCGAAGCCTCGATGCGGGAAGAATCTTCGCGATCCCGTCTGCAGCCGTAGGTGCCGCCATGCCGACGACGCCGTAGCATTCGAGCGCAGCGTTTCCGACGATATCCGACAAAACGTCATTGGCAACATGGAGGTTGCCAGGAATAGTTTGAGCCATGATGGTCCTTTCGCGAACAAGCTTGCCACGGCGTGCCTTTGTGCTTAGACTAGCTCAGCAGTATAACGCATGGGGCATACGGTGTGCAGAATGCCTGATAATTCCACGGGCGATAATACACTAAAAATTCTTGTATGGGTCAGATTTCCTGTGGTATAGTGTTTAGGCTTTTTTGTCATCAACGGTTTAATGCCGAAACGTACATGGAGTTGATTGAGATGTCTAAGGTTTGTGAAATTTGCGGGAAAGCTCCGGTTGCCGGACGCAACGTCAGCCACTCGCACCGCGTGACCAATCGCGTCTTCCGCCCGAACGTGCAAAAGGTCACCATCAAGGTCGACGGCAAGGTCAAGCGTGCCAACGTGTGCACCAAGTGCATCAAGGCCGGCAAGATCGAGCGCGCCTAACCGCGCATCCGTTCGCTCGCTTCGGAAAGCTCGCCTTAGGCGGGCTTTTTTGCGTTGCAACGATATCGTGGGACCCTTGTCCGACAGCGCTCTTGGGGCTCGCTCGGCCCCTGCTGGACAGGCCGGGCCTTCGTGCGACAGCAATCGTGCCATATGGCACGGTCCGCATCGGAGAACAATATTCTCAAAAAAGGGTACATAACCGTTTGATCAGGCTTTATTCAAAGGCGTCTTTCACTGACCAACATGCAGTGCACTCAGCGTAACAGCAATCGTGCCATATGGCACGATTGCTGCACAGCGGATGCGGATGGACCGAGCGCGCTTTACGGGCGGTACGCTACCCGCGCGAGGGGGCTCTCCCATACGGCGACCTCTTTGAGCGAGATGGGCGCCGGCAGCGTTTTCTCGAGTTCGTAGAAGATCACGCGCGCCAAGTGCTCTGCCGTTGGGTTGATCACGTCGAAAGGGGCGACTTCGTTGATCAAACGGTGGTCGAAGTTCTCGAGGATCGCATGGAGGTCGCGCTTGATGGTCTTGAAATCGTAGAGCATGCCCACTTCGTCGAGGTGCTGACCCGCAAGGGTCGCCTCGATGTCCCAGGTGTGCCCATGCAGGAAACGGCACGGGCCGTCGTAGCCGGGCAGCGCATGGGCGGAGTCGAAGTGATCCTTCACGGTCAGTTCGTAATGACCGCCTGCATGCTCGTAGGTTTCCCCGGAAAGCCGACCGGGGCCGGTGTAGGCGGGGTTGTGTTCCATTGCTGATCCTTCCATCATAACGTGCTGCGACCCGGTCTGCTCGGGAAGATTTTCGCCACCTGCACGAGCCGGCGCTTCGAGATCGAACAAGCTTGCCGGTGCATCCTCCCACGGCACGAGGTAATCCCCCACCGGCCCTCGCGCATCCATGGTCTCGTTCGCAAGCGCATCGGCGTTCTTGTTCTCGCTGCGGTACACATGCGCGATCCGAGCGCTTTCGAAGCGAGAGAACAACTCTTTCGCCCGCATGTGCAAAGGCTTCAGATCGTCGCTTTTCACCTTGTACTGTCCGAGCATCTGCTTGACCATGAGCTCGGAGTCGGCACGCACTTCGACGGAGGTGACGCCTGCGGCGAGTGCATTTTCGAGACCCCAGATGAGCGCAGAGTACTCGGCGACGTTGTTCGTCGCCTTCGGCAGGAACCATCCGCCCGAAACGATACGCTCGCCGTGCTCGTTTACAAGATCGAAGCCGAAACCCGCAACGCCCGGGTTGCCGCGGCTTCCCCCGTCGGTGTTAAGGTACGCTTTCTTCACTCGTCCACCACCAACATACGCTTACAAGCCGGACACGTGCTCAGGGGAGCCTCGGCTACCACCTGCAGATACTTGCCCTCAGTAATGGCCGCGCGGCATACGCTGCACGATCCTCCCGTAAGGCGGGCAAGCGCGATGCCGCCCGATTTGCGCGCTGTCTTCTCGTAGGTTCCGAGAAGCTCGGGCGGGAGCGCTTCCGCAAGCTCGGCACGCTTCTTCTCGGCGGCGGCTATGGAGGAGGTAAGCGCTCCCCCCTCCTCCTGAAACGAGGCCACGTGGGTGTTCTCTTGCGCGACGATTTTGTTGAGTGCGTCGGTTATCTGCGCTTGCACTTCGTTGACCTGCGCAAGCTTCGCATGAGCCTCGGCAAGATCAGCCTCGAGCGCAACGCGGCGCTTCATGATGCCATTCAAATCCTTGCTGAGCGCTTCAACGCTGCGGTAATCGCCACGCGATTCGTCTATCTTGTCCTGCGTTTCGCTCTGGCGTGCGGCCAGACGCTCGTCTTCGTCCTTGATGCGCATGACGACGTGCTCCGCCTCGCTTCTCATGGCGGCAACCTTGGTCTGCTTGTCTTCGACCGCCTGTCGCTTCTTCCTGATTTCGAGTATCGCTGCGCGCTGCGGAAGCTCTGAGAGCTTCTTCTTCGCGCGTATCAACTCCATGTCGAGGTGCTGCATGGTAAGCAGCGTGGCAAGATCTTTGGTGTCCGCCTTCATGAACCTTCCTTACATTCGGGTGGTTTCGGGGTGCATCCAATTCGAATTCTGATCGAGAACGGTCATCTTTTCCTTCGGAACGCCCGCAGCCTCGACAGCGGCCGCCAAAACAGCCACAAGCGGAAGCTCGCTCACGTCATGGCCTAAGTCTATCACCGCAAGGCCCGCTTGCGAGACGGAAAGCGCATCATGGTACTTAACTTCGCCCGCAACGAGGCAATCAACATGCGCGGCAAGGCATGTTTCGGGAAGATCGCCCGCACTGCCGGTGCAGGTAACCACCGAAGAGACCGTACGCGAGAAATCGCCCCACACGCGCGGCTGCCGGCCGAACACCGACGTACAACGAGCGGCAAGCTGCCCGAGCGTAAGCGGGGCGTCGGCCGCGCGGACCGCGCAGAGCTGACCGTACCCTTTGCGCTTGCTCGATTCGAGCGGGCAGGCGATCCCCTTGAGCGTGAGGTTGAGCATACCCGGCAGGGCGCGTGCGGCATCTTGGCTCACATCGAGGGCCGTGTGAAACGACATGATCGCGACGCCGCGCTCGATCGCAGCCCATACCACCGCCCCATCGACGAGAGCACTCGATGCGGCGGGCTTAAAGGTACCCGGTGCTTCGAGGTAGGCGGGATGATGCGTGACAAGCACGTTCGCCCCCAAGTCGGCTGCTTCGCAGACCGCCTCGACCGTCGCGTCGAGCGCAAGCGCCACTCCTTCGACCGAACGGGTGGGGTCGCCCACCGCAAGGCCCGTCCTGTCCCATGCCTCCGCATCGGCTGCGGGGTATTTCTTGAGAAGCGCCTGCTCGAGCGTTCCGACGCTCATGGTGAACGCCTGCTTCGAAAGCGTGCCCGAAGCCCTCTGCGCCAAGCCGTTGTTTGCCTTTTCTTTTCGAGCTGAAGCCATAGCAACCTCTTTTCTTCGACTGCCGTTTACTCGATTGTAATGCTTCTGCCGCCTCCGCCCCGTGTCGGTACCGTAACCTCGCGGTAACCAGCTTCGTTCATAACACGATACCCTTCTTCGATTCCCCGCGCTACCAGACTCGGGTGATGGGCATCGGTTCCGACGGTACAGGGAACGCCTGCGCGGCAGAACTCGGCGAGCAGCTGGGGTGCCGGAAACATCTCCTTGCACGCGTAATGGGCACCCGATGTGTTGACCTCGACCATTCTGCCGCTTTCGGCAAGTGCCTCGGCCGCCTTGCGGTACAAGGGCGCAGGATCGAACGAGGGGTAGATTCCGAATTTCTTCACGAGATCGGGATGCGACATGACGGTGAACGGCATGTCGGACAGCACGCATTCGCACCACACCTCGAAGTAGCGCCGCCAGATGTGGTCGGCACCGACTTCCTCCCAGTGGCCGCGCTCGGCCGGGTTGTCGAACGCCCATGCATCCACGAAATGGACCGATCCCAAAACGACATCGAAGCGGTCGAATTCGTCCGCCCCGAAGATGCGGTCCTCGTCGTCTCCGAGCCAGTCGAGCTCGCAGCCGAGGAGGACCTCGACGCCGCGAACCCGCTCGCGCTCCGCTTCCACAGTCGCCACGTACTCCTCGAGGCGATTCGCCGGCATGGCAAGGTAGGCGTCAGGATCGAACGCGCTCGAAAGCGGGTAGTGCTCGGTCACGGCGAGCGTTGCGATGTTCGCCGCGCAAGCGGCGTCGACAAGCTCGCGCACAGTCCCTTCGCCGTGGCCCGTGAACCCGGTATGGGTATGGGCGGTGATCAGCTCCATGAGAAGGCTTCCTCCGTGCTTTCCTTAAATGCGGCCAAAAACGTTTCTACGTCTTCGGGAACGGTCGAGCGGCCGAGCGAGATGCGCAGCGACCCGAGCGCCCGATCGCTTGCTATGCCGAGCGCTTTGAGCACATGGCTCGGATCGAGCGAATGGGACGAGCAGGCCGATCCGCCCGATACCGCGATGCCTTTTCTGTCGAGGCGCAAGATGAGCGTCTCGCTTTCGAACCCGTCGACGCAGACGTTCACCACGTGCGGTGCGAAATCCCTGCTGCCCGGTTCCACTTCGACGCTCGGGTACACGCGCTCGTATGCGCCGAGCCGCTCGTAGAGGTGGTCGCGCATGCCGCGAAGCCGCGCCGCCTCGTCTTCTTGGGCAGCGCAGGCCGCCTTGCAGGCCGCCGCGAAACCGACCGCGCCGCAGACGTTCTGGGTGCCGCTTCTGCGCCCGGACTCCTGCCCGCCGCCCACGATGAGCGGATCGAAAGGCGTGCCGGTGCGCAGGTAGAGCACCCCCGAGCCCTTCGGGCCGCCGACCTTGTGCCCTGAAAACGAAGCCGCGTCGACACCGAGTTCGCCTACGTCGACGTACTCCTTGCCGAGCGCCTGGACGGCGTCGGTATGGAAAAAGGCGTCCGCACCGTGAGCTAGCGCCGCCAACTCGGAAACGGGCTGAACCGATCCTATCTCGTTGTTCACCATATGGATCGAGACGAGCACCGTGTTTTCGCGAAGTGCGGCCTCGAGCGCGCGCGCCTCGACGAATCCTTGCCTATCGGGCGCAAGTACGGTTACCTCGCAACCGCACCTTTCGAGCACGCGCACCGCTGCAAGCACCGCATCGTGCTCGATCGAGGAGGTGATCACGTGGGGCTTGAAGTCTTTCGCACCCTTTTGCCGCTTGCGCGCTGCACAGGCGGAAACGATGCCGAACAGCGCCGCGTTATCGGCCTCGGTCGCCCCCGACGTGAACACGATCTCATCGGGGCGCTTAGCGCCGAGGTCGGCCATGACCGAACCGCGCGCTTCCTCGAGCGCGGAAAACGCCGCCCTGCCGATTCGATGCAGGGAATTTGCATTGCCGCCGAGTTCGAGGTTTTCGATCCCGGCAACCTGGAAGGGCTTCATGGCGCAGGCGGCCTCCGCGCACAAAGGAGCGGTTGCCGCCCAATCGAGATACACGAGCCTATCCACGCGATGCCTCCGTTTCCCCTCCCGCGCGATTAAGCGCTTCGTCCTGCGCTTTCGTCGCGATGCGTGCGATTTCGGCGATAGCTGCCGCCGGATCGGGCGCGCCGAACACCGCGTTTCCGGCCACGAGCACATCGGCCCCGCAGGCGGCAACGAGGCCCGCCGTGGCCGCCCCCATGCCGCCGTCGACCTCGATGAGCGGCCGCGATCCCGCCTTTTCGGCAAGTGCTGCCACCTCGGCAACCCTCTCGTCGCTTCCCTCGATATAGGACTGCCCCGAAAAACCGGGGTACACGCTCATCACGAGCACCATGTCCACACCTTCGATGTACGGTGCAAGGCTTGAAACGGGCGTATCCGGCTTGATGCTGAGCGCAGCTTTCGCGCCTGCGCCGCGAATCGTCGCAAGCGCCTGCTCGACCTCGCCTGCACCCTCGTCGAGCGCCTCGAGGTGCAGGGTGAGGATATCGGCGCCCGCATCGATGAACCACGGCAGCTGCTCGAGCGGATTCGATATCATGAGATGCACGTCGAGGGGAATCCGGGCTATCTTCTTAAGCTGTTTGACGAAAGGAACCCCGAGCGTCAAGTTGGGAACGAAGTGACCGTCCATAACGTCGACGTGCACGTATCCCGCGCCGCCTTGCTCTATCATGCGGATATCGGATCCCATGTTCATGAAGTCTGCCGACAGTATCGAAGGCGCTATCTGTACTGGTTCAAACATGCAAGGCATTCCTTTCCTCTCGGATAAGCCGATTGTAGCGCAAGCGCCGCCGCGCTCCTGCTGATTCGATCCTTTTGAGAAAAAGCACACGTCGGCGTGCAGAACCGTCACCGGTTCGTCACGCACACGCCGCAGTCCTGCACTATAATCACCGTATCGTTTCCGAAAAGAAAGCATACCATGGCTGCCGCTCATCCGACGTTCTTCACGTACGCAACTCCGGTCGGGCACCTCACCATCGCTTCGGATGGCACCTCGATCACCGAGCTCGCCTTCGGCGTACGCGAGCTTTCGGGGGAAAAGAAGCCAAGCGAACTCACGAACCGCGCCGCTAACCAACTCCAGGAATACTTCGCAGGCAAGCGAACCGTGTTCGACCTTCCCCTCGATCCGCACGGTACACCGTTTCAGAAACGGGTATGGACAACGCTCCTTTCCATTCCCTACGGGCAAACGCAAACCTACGGAGATGTCGCGCAAGCCCTCGGCGATCCGAACGCCGTGCGTGCAGTCGGCGCCGCGAACAACCGAAACCCTCTTCCGATCCTCATCCCCTGCCACCGTGTCGTCGCAGCGAATGGCAACCTGGGAGGCTGGGGCGGCGATCCGAAGGCGAAGGCGTTTTTGCTCGACCTCGAACGAAAGCACGCAGACAGCCGCCCGACCGAGCACCGAGCGGCAGACGATCTCGACAGTTCCGATGGAAAGGCATCATGAGCGTTTATACGAACAACATCATCACCGCGGCGATTGCGTTTCCCTTCATCGCATTCGTCATCACCGTCCCGTACATGATCTACCAGTACCGCAAGTTCGGCTCGATACCGTGGCTGAGAACGCTCATCGTGTACTCTTTTGTTTTCTACCTCATGTGCGCATATTTCCTCGTCATTCTACCTTTGCCCGAAGACCGCACGGCAACGGTCGCCTATGCGGCGACGCCCCAGCTCATGCCCTTCAACTTCGTGAGGGAGTTCCTTGCGGAAACCACGTTTTCACTTTCCGATCCGTCCACTTGGCTCAAGACGCTGCGCGATCCGTACGTCTACGAAGCGGCGTTCAACGTGCTTTTGCTCGTGCCGCTCGGCATGTACCTGCGCTATTATTTCAGACGCACATGGTGGCAGACGCTCATCATCGGGTTTCTCACGACGCTCTTCTTCGAAGTCTCGCAGCTTACCGGCCTCTTCGGCGCATACGCCCACCCGTACCGGCTTTTCGACGTGGACGACCTTCTGCTCAACACGCTCGGGGCAATGGTGGGCTTCTGGATCGTCGGTCCCGCCATGCGGCTTCTGCCCGACATACGCATCGTAAACGAGGAGGCGCGCGAGGCAGGGCTGCGCGCAAGCGTGACGAAACGGGCGCTCTCGTTTGCAATCGACCTGTTCATCGCCCAAACCGCCGCATCGCTTGTCTTGGGCGGCCTCGACGGTGCAGGGCTGCGCGAGCTTGCGGCTTCGCAGGACGTTTCGTGGGGGGTTCTGAGCACGGCCGTCGAGCTCGCGTTTTACCTCGTCTGCTTCGTACTCGTTCCGATACTTACGAAAGGCCAGACGCTCGGCCAAAAGCTGCTTCGCTTGCGCATCGTGCGGCCCGACGCAAGTCAGGCCCGGTGGTATCAGTACCTCGCCCGCTACGGGCTTTTGTACGCATTCGTGCTGCTGCCGGTGGTTGCGCTCGGCGCCATTGTATCGATCGACCCTGCGCAATCCCCGGAATTCGGCGTTCTCGCTTCATTCGTCGCCGAACATCGCACCGGGTTCGCCGTCGCATGGACCGTCGTCATGGCCGTATGGGCGGCTTCGCTCGTCGTGCGCGCCATCCGCTCCGCCGTGAAGAAGCGGCCGTTCGTCATGCTCAACGGCGTGCTGAGCGCCACCCGCGTCATGACCGTCGAAGCTGCCGACGAAGAGCGTGCGCGCAGAAGCCCACTTGCCGTTGCCGAGGTCGTAGCGCTTGAGCAGATGCTCGCCGAAGACGGAACTTCGCTTGCCGAGCTGATGGAACGCGCTGGCACCGCCGTCGCCGACGAGGTGCGCGCCTGGGTTCCCGATCCTTCGCGCATCGTCGTGTTCGCCGGATCGGGCAACAACGGCGGAGACGGATGGGTTGCAGCGCGTGCGCTCGCCGAGAAGGGCTACCCGGTAACCCTCGTTACGCCCGATATCGCCGAGCGCATCAAAGCGGAGCCTGCGCACTCAACGGCCATGGCGGTGTTCGCCGCTGCAAACGAGCAGAACCTTTCCTTGAGCGTCCTTGTCGCACCCGACGCCGATACCGTCGCCGATGCGCTCGATGTTGCATCAGCCGTTGTCGATGCGATGCTTGGAACGGGTTTTTCAGGGGAAGAGGTACGAGAGCCCTATGCCGGTTGGATTCGAGTGGCGAACAAGCGCCGCTTCGAGGGAGCGCGCCACAAAGGACGCGGATTCCATCGCAAACGCCGCTTCGAGCGGGGCGATCACGACCGCGACCGCAAGAAGCTTCCCAAGAAAGCAAAAGACGCCCCGTTTGCCGTGGCGGTCGACGTACCGAGCGGCCTGTCGGCCCAAACGGGTTCCATCGGCCGCCCGACGTTTGCGGCCGATACCACCGTAACGATGCTCGCCTACAAGCCCGGTCTCGTTAAGCCACAGGCCGCACGTTTCACCGGAACCGTCGAGCTCGCCGCCCTCGCAGACACCGCACTGTATCGCGAACGGCTCCAGGCGCAAAGCGAAGCGTAGAGCACCCGAAGGCAACGGCAGCGTGTACGGCCGAAGGGCGGGAGCTGAGTACGAAGGGAACTCAGGCACGCAAGCCAGAGCACGTAGAGCGATCCGAAGTTCGCCTGCCATTGCTCGGGGATCGATACCCATGTTTGCCCGCCAGGGCACGTGGGTTGATATTTGATGACCGATGATCGCCCGCCAGAGCTCGTAGGCCGATGTTCGATGATCGATAGGTACTGTACACCCTACGTCGTTTTGCGACGATTATCGTCCAAAGCGTACGTACAAAAAATATGCGAACAGGGAAAACGTTCGCACTCCCGAAGGAGCGCTGCTGTTTTTTATCACATAACAACGTAGGGTGTACAGTACCAATTGCGTACGCCTCATTGGGTACATCTTCGCCTCATCGGATACGCAGTAGCGCCCAGGCGTCGTTGCGAGCGCAACGACAACCGCTCGGTAAGCGTCAGAACGCCTCGTGGTCGTTATCCGTCAGCAAAAACGAAAGCACGCCGTCGGCCAGGTCGAGCGCAGCATCCGCGCCGAGCACCGAGGGCAGAGCCGTGCGGGCAAGTGCATCGATCTCGCGTTCGCGGCGCAGATCGATCTTCCGCTCGATGCTGCAGAACGGCACATCGACGACGAAGAGCTTTCGCATACCCTGCCCGTTGCGGACGGCGACGGCGGTCTTGTTTGCCAGGTCCGCGTACGTTTCGCGATCGATGCCCACCTTCTCGTAGAACTCGGGAACGCTCGCCACACCGAAGGCTCGAAAGAATTCCTTGATTTCGCCGCATCCTGCAAGCGGGTACGGTGGGATGTCGTAGCCGAGCTGACGGGCGTACACATAGATATAGCGCACGCCGTCGCAGACGGTGATCGCAGGTCCAAGCGTTGTGAACACGAGCTCGAGCAGACCGTTTTCGCCGATGCTTCCAAGGCGTGCTTCGAGTACCTGCTCGAACAGCCCGCAGGTGCGCTCAAGCTCTTCGCCCGGCTGTCTATCCTCCGCGCCCATGCCGCTCAAATGCCGTAGAACTCCGTGGTGAGCGGGCGGCTCGCAAGATCGAGGGCCGCCTGCTTCACATCGGCACCCTCCCACACCACACCGCGCACGACCGAGGTGATCGGCAGCTCGACATGGTACATGTCGGCGAGCGTCTGGATCGTCCTGCAGGCAAGCGCACCCTCCGCCACCATGTGGGTCGCCTCCGTGAAATCGGCGAGCGACTTGCCTTCGGCGACCATCGCCCCGAAGCGGCGGTTCCTCGAGTGGGGGGAGGTGCAGGTTGCGATGAGGTCGCCGGTGCCCGCAAGACCCATACACGTGATGGGGTTTCCGCCGCACGCCGCGACGAGTCGGCTCATTTCGGCGAGACCGCGTGTCATGAGCAGGGCCGCGGTGTTGTCGCCGTAGCCGATGCCGTAGGAAAGCCCCACCGCGATGGCGATGACGTTCTTGAACGCGGCGCAGAGCTCGACACCGCACGTGTCGTCGCTCACGTACGTGCGGAACGTCTCGGTTGCGAACAGGCGCTGAAAATACTCCGCTGTCGCCTGCGACGACGAAGCGACCACCGTCGCAGAGAACATGAGCTTCACAACCTCTTCGGCATGGTTGGGGCCTGAGAGCACCGCAAGCCGGTCCCTGCCGCCGA is part of the Raoultibacter phocaeensis genome and harbors:
- a CDS encoding Asp23/Gls24 family envelope stress response protein → MAQTIPGNLHVANDVLSDIVGNAALECYGVVGMAAPTAADGIAKILPASRLRRGVVVSTTEKGVHVELYVVIEYGTNINAVSQNLIDQVSFALTEYARVPLDGVDVHVQGIKVRK
- a CDS encoding Nif3-like dinuclear metal center hexameric protein, which translates into the protein MASARKEKANNGLAQRASGTLSKQAFTMSVGTLEQALLKKYPAADAEAWDRTGLAVGDPTRSVEGVALALDATVEAVCEAADLGANVLVTHHPAYLEAPGTFKPAASSALVDGAVVWAAIERGVAIMSFHTALDVSQDAARALPGMLNLTLKGIACPLESSKRKGYGQLCAVRAADAPLTLGQLAARCTSVFGRQPRVWGDFSRTVSSVVTCTGSAGDLPETCLAAHVDCLVAGEVKYHDALSVSQAGLAVIDLGHDVSELPLVAVLAAAVEAAGVPKEKMTVLDQNSNWMHPETTRM
- a CDS encoding NAD(P)H-hydrate epimerase gives rise to the protein MSVYTNNIITAAIAFPFIAFVITVPYMIYQYRKFGSIPWLRTLIVYSFVFYLMCAYFLVILPLPEDRTATVAYAATPQLMPFNFVREFLAETTFSLSDPSTWLKTLRDPYVYEAAFNVLLLVPLGMYLRYYFRRTWWQTLIIGFLTTLFFEVSQLTGLFGAYAHPYRLFDVDDLLLNTLGAMVGFWIVGPAMRLLPDIRIVNEEAREAGLRASVTKRALSFAIDLFIAQTAASLVLGGLDGAGLRELAASQDVSWGVLSTAVELAFYLVCFVLVPILTKGQTLGQKLLRLRIVRPDASQARWYQYLARYGLLYAFVLLPVVALGAIVSIDPAQSPEFGVLASFVAEHRTGFAVAWTVVMAVWAASLVVRAIRSAVKKRPFVMLNGVLSATRVMTVEAADEERARRSPLAVAEVVALEQMLAEDGTSLAELMERAGTAVADEVRAWVPDPSRIVVFAGSGNNGGDGWVAARALAEKGYPVTLVTPDIAERIKAEPAHSTAMAVFAAANEQNLSLSVLVAPDADTVADALDVASAVVDAMLGTGFSGEEVREPYAGWIRVANKRRFEGARHKGRGFHRKRRFERGDHDRDRKKLPKKAKDAPFAVAVDVPSGLSAQTGSIGRPTFAADTTVTMLAYKPGLVKPQAARFTGTVELAALADTALYRERLQAQSEA
- the rpe gene encoding ribulose-phosphate 3-epimerase produces the protein MFEPVQIAPSILSADFMNMGSDIRMIEQGGAGYVHVDVMDGHFVPNLTLGVPFVKQLKKIARIPLDVHLMISNPLEQLPWFIDAGADILTLHLEALDEGAGEVEQALATIRGAGAKAALSIKPDTPVSSLAPYIEGVDMVLVMSVYPGFSGQSYIEGSDERVAEVAALAEKAGSRPLIEVDGGMGAATAGLVAACGADVLVAGNAVFGAPDPAAAIAEIARIATKAQDEALNRAGGETEASRG
- the rpmB gene encoding 50S ribosomal protein L28, which codes for MSKVCEICGKAPVAGRNVSHSHRVTNRVFRPNVQKVTIKVDGKVKRANVCTKCIKAGKIERA
- a CDS encoding NAD(P)H-dependent glycerol-3-phosphate dehydrogenase, with amino-acid sequence MSVAVIGAGSWGTALAQLLGTSGHEVVVWARKNEVVDAINERHVNPRYLSDVALSENVRATVSHKQALAEAESVVIVTPSSLMRETAQAIAPYLIDDTPIVICSKGVEEGSGLLPVEVFEAELGGRDRLAVLSGPNHAEEVVKLMFSATVVASSSQATAEYFQRLFATETFRTYVSDDTCGVELCAAFKNVIAIAVGLSYGIGYGDNTAALLMTRGLAEMSRLVAACGGNPITCMGLAGTGDLIATCTSPHSRNRRFGAMVAEGKSLADFTEATHMVAEGALACRTIQTLADMYHVELPITSVVRGVVWEGADVKQAALDLASRPLTTEFYGI
- a CDS encoding methylated-DNA--[protein]-cysteine S-methyltransferase translates to MAAAHPTFFTYATPVGHLTIASDGTSITELAFGVRELSGEKKPSELTNRAANQLQEYFAGKRTVFDLPLDPHGTPFQKRVWTTLLSIPYGQTQTYGDVAQALGDPNAVRAVGAANNRNPLPILIPCHRVVAANGNLGGWGGDPKAKAFLLDLERKHADSRPTEHRAADDLDSSDGKAS
- a CDS encoding histidinol-phosphatase, whose translation is MELITAHTHTGFTGHGEGTVRELVDAACAANIATLAVTEHYPLSSAFDPDAYLAMPANRLEEYVATVEAERERVRGVEVLLGCELDWLGDDEDRIFGADEFDRFDVVLGSVHFVDAWAFDNPAERGHWEEVGADHIWRRYFEVWCECVLSDMPFTVMSHPDLVKKFGIYPSFDPAPLYRKAAEALAESGRMVEVNTSGAHYACKEMFPAPQLLAEFCRAGVPCTVGTDAHHPSLVARGIEEGYRVMNEAGYREVTVPTRGGGGRSITIE
- a CDS encoding zinc ribbon domain-containing protein; this encodes MKADTKDLATLLTMQHLDMELIRAKKKLSELPQRAAILEIRKKRQAVEDKQTKVAAMRSEAEHVVMRIKDEDERLAARQSETQDKIDESRGDYRSVEALSKDLNGIMKRRVALEADLAEAHAKLAQVNEVQAQITDALNKIVAQENTHVASFQEEGGALTSSIAAAEKKRAELAEALPPELLGTYEKTARKSGGIALARLTGGSCSVCRAAITEGKYLQVVAEAPLSTCPACKRMLVVDE
- a CDS encoding cysteine desulfurase family protein; the protein is MDRLVYLDWAATAPLCAEAACAMKPFQVAGIENLELGGNANSLHRIGRAAFSALEEARGSVMADLGAKRPDEIVFTSGATEADNAALFGIVSACAARKRQKGAKDFKPHVITSSIEHDAVLAAVRVLERCGCEVTVLAPDRQGFVEARALEAALRENTVLVSIHMVNNEIGSVQPVSELAALAHGADAFFHTDAVQALGKEYVDVGELGVDAASFSGHKVGGPKGSGVLYLRTGTPFDPLIVGGGQESGRRSGTQNVCGAVGFAAACKAACAAQEDEAARLRGMRDHLYERLGAYERVYPSVEVEPGSRDFAPHVVNVCVDGFESETLILRLDRKGIAVSGGSACSSHSLDPSHVLKALGIASDRALGSLRISLGRSTVPEDVETFLAAFKESTEEAFSWS
- the queD gene encoding 6-carboxytetrahydropterin synthase QueD codes for the protein MKKAYLNTDGGSRGNPGVAGFGFDLVNEHGERIVSGGWFLPKATNNVAEYSALIWGLENALAAGVTSVEVRADSELMVKQMLGQYKVKSDDLKPLHMRAKELFSRFESARIAHVYRSENKNADALANETMDARGPVGDYLVPWEDAPASLFDLEAPARAGGENLPEQTGSQHVMMEGSAMEHNPAYTGPGRLSGETYEHAGGHYELTVKDHFDSAHALPGYDGPCRFLHGHTWDIEATLAGQHLDEVGMLYDFKTIKRDLHAILENFDHRLINEVAPFDVINPTAEHLARVIFYELEKTLPAPISLKEVAVWESPLARVAYRP